ATTCTTTCAGACTACTGCATCTACTTGGTAATATGGAAAATATTACCTTACTCACTAAAACTAAAATTTGGCAACAAATCTATTCCAGTGATTTACTCCCTTCTCTTTGAGAGGATGCACTCCAGTAGTTAAAGGTAACTACTCTTCTAGTTGAAATGCAAATTTATGTTAGTTTTTCTAGAAACATGGGATGTGGCTAGCAACTTGTATTTATGAGCCATAGGCCATTAACAGAAAGCATGCATACAGTTACACTGAAGTACACCTGAAGTGTGCTGATTCTTCCAGATGCATCATTGTTATCTTATTATACAAGATCTGGGTCCTGGCTCTTGTAAAACTCATTCCTATTACACTCACCTCCCTGAAGCCCTGTTAGTCTAAATGGAGGAATGCCAGAGCACTGTCAGTCAAGAGAAAACTTTAGAACTTGTTGCAACCTGCACTGAGTAGACTCATAGAGTACAATTTGAAAGCATGTGTATAAGCAACTAAAGGTTTCAAGTAGCACTTTTACTAGGTGGCATTTGAAAAATGCACAGTGCATGAGAGCTAAAAAGTGAAACTGAGCACATGGTCACTCCAATTGATGGAAATGtacaatgcaaacaaacaagatgGAAAGTAAGCCTTTAAGatctgttttaataataatcAAGCATACAATGAGTAAAGGCCACAGTTTAACTGGTCTGACACTATCCCTCTTAAATAGGTGATGTGCAATAATGTTTCCATAAATGTAACAGTAAACTGAGTGATTGGTAGTACTTACGCATGGATCAGGCTGGACAAATCCGACAGGCCACCAACACCTGCAGCAGGGCCACCGATGGCATTTGACATCATCCCCGACATCCTGGAACAGTTAGCATAGTGTTGGCATTGGGGTATGCAGGAACCTTTACAGTAAGCAATAAACTGTAGTTCTTTGTTGAATTGCTGGGAGAAACTAAGCTGTAAGAAGAAGAAACTGCAGTAGTTCTATTTACAGTAAGCAAAAATAGGACTACATTTTCAGGAATTCAGTGCCATCtaccttttctcttttaattcgAAGCCCTGAAGACATTTGTTTTAATGGTACTTCATTTTAATACTTACAGTTGTTGAACTTGGGGATTCTGCATTAAGCTTGCTGCCTAGAATAGATAATATATAGCTGAAATTATAACACATTAACTTCTTAGGTATCACTGAAGGAATTCTACAATTTATTACAAAATCAAGCTAAGTTTATGTCTACAGAGATGAATGGTCCCAAGCAAAAATAATCGTTGCagggaaaagtgttttttttttttttcaatatgttaAACAACAAATTTTCATTGGACATGCAAAATATGACAACAAGACAAACATAAAACCTTGTACTCTAAAGCTAAAAAAGATTAACATAAGATTTCTAGGTACTAAGGTTTTCAGTAGGGCTTTTTAGACAATGGTCTGAGTTTTGTTGATTCCCAACTGAATAAATCAGTTTTCCAACTATTATTACTAGAGACATTAAGCTGTTGAGACTACAGAGACTAACCAGATTGCGGACTTACTTTGTACTATGGTTTTGCCATAACATGTATCTTCTTTGATAACTTGCCTATCTTCTTATTTCATAGTAAGCATAAGGTTATTCATATCTCTGATTCATAAGGTACCTCAAAAATTCTGTTGTGTTTACTGTAGCGTAAGAGTGTATAGGGACAGACACTACAGAATAAACCAGGTGATGGTTTAAAGTCAGTAGTGTAATTCCTACAGAAGTCAGTGGCCGTAAAAAACAACAGTTGTATCTGCTCATTCGCTATCTTATTAAGTGTAGTACAAAAACCAGACATGCATAATATCAGTTGGCCAATATATCTCCATGCAGCTTCTCGAAAGTCATCTGTTTTCTCTAGTCTACATTTGGATAAAAAAAAGCCAACTAAAGATCAACTCTGAGGGAAGTACaggattttttctctctcccaccAGTAACAGCTTTGATGTGGCTCAAAAGGAGGCCAGAAATAGCTTTCTCAAGgtcagtaacttttttttccttaaaagaacaacaaaacaacaaccaccaccagCAAAAAAACATCCCCACCTCCCATCACAACCACCACAGGAAAAGTTTGTTAATTAATTCCTGTCTGGATGCCCATTATTCACTTAATCTGGCATCTTCTGGAAATGATACAAACAATCATTTCGTCATAGTTAGCTCCACATTAAAGAGTACATCTTTGACTCTAAACAGATGCAGACTGTCTGAGTAAGTCATGTGGCCAGTGAAGCTGTACACAGAGTCCCAGTGTTATTTCACCCCTAACGCCATTAGGGAGTTCACCTCTTCCTTTGCTTACCATCTCCATACCACAGTATCAGCTGCATTGATCTGTTTTCCATGTGGGAGCACTGGTTGAAATGTCCTACCCTAGAGAAGCTACCAGAAGGGTAGTAAAGTTTTAACTGGAAtctcaaaagaaataaatatgttttgcattttttcccttcaagttCTATTCTTTAAAGTTAATTCATACAAATTGGCCCGGACAACCATGCATGGAGAAAACTATTGAGGGACAAAATCACAATTTGCCAGCACACTAGAAGTAAATGAAAGCATTATGTGTTAATTACATTCACTATCTTTGCATTTCTTGAAGTATTAAACACTTGACAGTGACAGGGAGAATTTGAAAAGGTAAGAACAAAAACGTGTTCTGGATAGTTCTCTCCAGGAAGTTACTTAAGCATTTGGTAGACTGCATCTGAAACAACAGCTATTCATTTAAGAAGTGATTTCTATGTATTCACTGTTAATTATTATGTAGTGAATAGAAAAGATATTTCCACCATACTGCTGACAAGTGTTTTGCTGTTCATTCCATCTGTAAAAACAGCATAGCTATCTACACATATCATTGTTCATAAGTAGGACAGAATCAGTTGGAAATGAGACAGGCATCAGAGGAGATTCATCCTCCACTTCTCAGTTTGACTGTAAAAtccctttgaaaataaattcagtataGCGCAACTATTGCCCAttataataaacattaaaatccCTTGTGTTTAGAGTTGTTCTTAAGAATTCAGTCTTAAAAGCAACATGAAGTTTGAAATATACTCACCATACTAATGAAGGCAGGATTATTTATCAAGCTTGCCATGTCAAAACTCAGTCCAGTTCCAGtctaaaaacaagtaaaaatcgAAAGTAAGTTTACCTCCAAAGTCCCAGTTAAAACAATTGTTAATAAATAGATGCAGAGCTAACTTACAGGACTGGACATGTCTCTTAGTTTCTGTTCTGCTATTTTCAAATTTGACTTGTAAGAGTCATTTTCTGGATCAAGATCCAGTGCTTTTTGGTAACTGGTAATTGCTTCTTCAAACTTATTCACTGAGGTCAGAGCCAACCTAATGTGAAATAAAGAAATCCTGGGTAGAACATACATGACTATCAAAAGATAATGATAGATTTTTCTGCTCCAAGTAAAACAGTATCTCACAACTAACTCTTCTCTTAAGCACTAAGTTAAAAGAAGTTTTGCTGTTGTGTCACTGCTGCTTAGAGTAAGCCTTTATTGTAGTAGAACAGATGATCCCTCAGGAACTCATTCTGCATCTATATGTATGCAAGTTTCATTAAAGAACTCTTTGGCATTATCAAGTGATTTAGTCTCTGTTTTAGAGCACAAGTTGGATCCAACATGAGCTCAGAAattcctttaaatatttcttccatttcttttgatCCAATAGATAATTCAGAAGGTAAGTAGGATGGAGATACTCTTAACGTAAGTTGTGCAGTTTCAAGAAACCAAACAGTAGAACCACAAGTTTCAGTCTAACAGCTTTTTGCACTGGATTAGTTGCAAGGTTCTCTTGGAACTTCTGCTTCACCACTTGACAAATGGGTTACACAGGATAGTAGCAATATCTGTAAGAAACCCACGTGTCAGAGAAGCCTACTTAATCTTTTGAAAAAGATTCAGGAGAGCACAACATGGATTATCTACTATTTCTGAAacaatgtttgttttcaaatttgatTAGTTCCTACATTTAAAGCATTATCTTTCTTTGAGCTATGCCAGAAGTCCATCTGGTTGCAGTTTCAGTTCTGCCTTCTGCTATATATTCAATTTATGCTGATCTCAAATCTAACcaatttttttctacatttcgTGAAAGGTCTGTGTAACCTACATTCAACTTCTATTTAGTATTCCAGTTTCCCTTTAGTATGTGCTGAGATAGATATGCAGCCTGTGTTGATAATAAGCCTGTGCTGAAACCCACTAACAGAACTTAGTCCTTTATGTCAGACAAGAGAGCTCAGTGTTAGGACACATTGGTCACAGTCATTACTCTCAGTGATAAAGAATTCAGTAGCAGTACAAAAATCCAGGGTTTTCCAATAAAACTTCTGGAGGAACCCATGCAATATTAATGTTTTCTCCCTTAGCACAGTTGCAATGCAGCATTCTCCCTTTTGGCCCATTAATTTGCCGAAATAGTTTCTGACCAGAGGAGAAATGCAATCAGGTATTTCTGTGATGCAACTGTGTTTATTTATGGGGAAAGTATGCTAAATTCCGCTTCCTGGAACACACAACTCAGAAGAGCAGGCAAGTTTATCTGCTCGCAATTTCAGACCCACCTCCTACCCAGAAGAGTGCTCTCTCAGTCATGCTGGAAGCACATCTTTAACTGTCTACACTGCTCCCATCTCTGCATATTTCTGTGGCACTTCTGTTCCTTTCTGCAACACGTACAGAGCTTCCATCAAATCCTCAGAAAAGCTGATGTATGTGCCTTTCTAATGCAGTCAGAAATCCTAGCTTTCTCATAAGGAATTCTTTTTGAGATGGTTTCGGCACTTTTTTCCCGGTTATTACTAAACAAGCACTGTTTCCTGACTTAGCCTGTGCCAAATACATTATTCTTTCAAGCTGCTGAGTTAAGCAACAATCTGTAGGTAAGAATATATCCTCTATTTAAGCAGTCAGACAAAAAAGGAGAAGCTTGGGAATGCCTGAGAATGATCCCACTTACACTGCTTATCAAAGGGTACACTGCTCTTACATCCAAAATTCTAAAATAACCTCCTATTTCCAATTAAATCAACCTGTGGTTTCCCTCTACCTCCCTGAAATCTGGGGATTTTGGGTTCTGCTATATACAGAAACAATATAAAGACAGTTATATAGGACAAAAATTCAAAAGTTCTTAAAATTTCAAAGTGAATTAGCTATGCACAAGACAATCTTAAAGGCTACGTTTGTAGTATTAAAATAAACTCGGTCTGGGGAGGTTTTCAAATGACAGAATTCCATCATTTTTGATCTTAAATAAATGGCCCCTGGCACAGCCTTGTCCCAGGCCAATTAGCCCAAAAAATTTTAGGGCATGGTTCAGAAGTTAACACTGGCCAAGGCAATTTAGCAATAGGCAGTTTGGATGTGGTCACTCCATACTGCAAACAAGATTTTAATAATACAGACACAGGCTATTTTGTGCCATCTGACCCCAAAGAACAATCCCAAGCATTTTTTTTGATTTACTAGTATAGATAAAACCACAAAAGCCAAAAGTCTGCATTCAGCCTACACCTTCATAATACGCTTGATTATTGACTATGCAAAGCTACACATCTCAGAAGAGTGTCCCTTGACTAAAGCAGGCATTTCATTTGGGAGaacatttttgacatttttagaTATAGCACTTCATCAGACCCTCTGCCTAAAGGGACAATCTTCCTAACCACTCAGACAGGACTGAGAAAAAATGCTAACAGGACAGAGCTTAGTCTTGCCCAAATATCCACCTCTTCACAGTCactgaacagaaaaatcaaGCCTCAACTGCTAGCACTGAAGGCCCGGTACCTTTAAGGATACTGTTTTCTAACAGCATCATTAGCAGATTCTCTTTTCTAACAGCGTAATTTTTATAACTCATAATTAGGTaggagataaaaaagaaaaacacatcatGGCTTCCTAAACTAAATTTACAAAGTTgataaactgaaatttaaaaaaaaatgaaaatctaacTGACAAAGTCTGATATGACAATGTTGAGATCAATCACAGATACAAAACTTAAAGCCGACAGCATGATAGGGTCATCTTTAGAAAATTGCTACACTTTCAGGACAAGAATGTCAgttaagcaaaacaacatagctccacttatttcagaaaatgtatgGTGATTTACATGTGGGCCTTCAGCATTTACTCAGATTTCTATTGGCTTACCCCATTCTCCCATATGCTTTGCTGTACTTCGGGTCTATTGCTATGGCTCTCTCACAGTCCTTTATTGCTTCACTGTATTTATTGAGTTTACTTTGAGCAGCAGCCCTAGGAGGAAACGtggaggggaaaagagagagtttagtcaaaaaacagtaaaagcaagaacaaaaaagcTTAGGTATCTGCATGTCAGTTACTGACTTTAGACATGTTTTGTCTTATTGACATTCATTAGTTAGGCAATGCCTCAAGTTTCCTTAATCAAGCAGGTCAAGCAAATGTTCTGAATTAGGTCCATGCATAGGTGCATTGCTAGACTGGGCTTTGGAGAGCAAAGACCCACCTTTCAGGACACAAAGGAGAAATTATTCTAAAACTATTTTATATCTAGTATATGACTATGCACAGAACACATCACAAAACCTATTGCATGAAGTGAAACTCTGAATTAGTAGTTGACATTAAATTgttatttaaacagaaatactCTACACAATTGCACTTTTCCAATAAGGACTACACTTTTATTGCATTTTGAAGGAATACTGtgatttttctctgctctttttttttttcctccccttaaAGCAGTTAAGTCTGTGCTTCAGAAAGCACAGAATTGCCTTTCAGCATGACCCATCCCATTTGCTCTCTGAATCTGACTTCAGGATAATGATCACAAGGAAAATAACAGCATCACACTAATTTTGAACTGAAGTGATATTTCTTTTACATACATAACTGTATTTCAGCAAAACTCATGCTTGCAAATAAATTGGGATGACACTTCTCAATCTCTGAATTACTAAATTAAAATTGTATCTCCACAccagagaaatactgaatgctGTGGTTATTTATACAATAAGGTTAAAGACTTGCCCCAAACTAAAAAGGCAATTGTAATAACTAATATTCAAGATTTTCCCAGTTTGAAAAGTCTCAAAATACTCTAATTAGTTCTTCTTTGACTAAAAAGCTatagaagaaataataatatttccatGGCATGAagcactatttttttaaaataggaaCGCTAGATGCTATAATCATCACTGTATTCAATCCCTTCTCCTGTGATAACCTCAGATTGGATGTTTTCTCTGACTTTGattaaaatcttttctgaaTGGACTACTtatagcttttaaatatttaagctaTGTAACAGTTGTCTAGCTCCTGTAGATGCCAGTAAGGTTTGTAGGTAAGAATTGGGGACAATGCTTAGTTTCTTATGTGTTTGAACAGAAAGTGTGAAAGTGTTCTttccatgtttaaaaaaatagtgcGGTCAGTTACAACTTCAATGGCACCTAACCTCCCTCTTTATCCCACTGCTGTGAGTAAAAAGCAATGCTGTTAAAGGTGGTAATTCTTCATGGATTCCAAGCTAGCTCAAGTAAGATAAGGCCTATCTTTATTCAGACACAGCATCCCTCTGGAAACTCCAAAGAACTGCCTATCTTCTTTAAAGTAACTTTATACAGTACTGGGCTCATTGACGTCAAGATTCATTTTGGTGCTCACAAATGTAGTCTGTGATGATGTATAGCACAGAAAACAGTGAAGTATTTTCACTCTTTTGACAATTATAGATTTGGTGCCAAAGCTCATTCTACTGAGAAATCTTTCAGTTATTTGGGAGGCTTTTGAATGAGGTTTTATATTTGATACCTAAAATCACTTATGCAATCATTCTTAAAGATGTAAAACAATATTACTATGCTGTGCATTCCCTTTCTCTTTATGCCTGCCACGAAACACTGAGTCATATACTTGCGTTTATCACAAACTAAACTCTGGAGTAATGGAAGCACAGCCCCCAAAAAGGAAAAGTCTATAGAGTACACTGCCACAAGGCCAGGTTGACTGCACTCAAGTTAATAAGTCCTTCTGGTAACAGATGCACTGAAGAGTGAAGAGCAAAGGAGCTCTAGAGGCATGGCAGCTTCAGCAGGGCTCGTAGATTACACTGCTTTTGTTCTTATGTTGATCCTTAGGGCAGTATACTGAAAGTGCATGCTGCTGCTAGGATAACACGCCCTTCCAGAATTCATCTGGTCCAATGTCAATGCTacactgaagaaataattaTACAATGAAACTACAACAACACAGTCTTGTTATTTTTCCAACAGGTTGTGCATAAAAATGCTGAGTACTTATACAATCTTTCAAATCTCCTAAACGCTGTAACACATTAACACTATTTTTTCCAAGGGAAGGCAATACTATAGGAGACAGAGATAGCAGCTGAATCACTAGaccattgaaataaaaaaaaaaaaaaaggctcctaCTACTCTTAATGGACTGAGAACCACAGCCTACATActgatttaatatattaatatgttAATTTAATATGTTAACCTCTGCCTCACACGTAATTCACATTAAATAGCCCCACACTATTTTGATCTACTtcatattttatctttaaaataatgtttattaaGTTTGAGAATAAAAAGTGTGTATTATTCTGCTTTTACCTGTTGCAGTAATAGACTGCATTGTTTGGATCCAGTTCTATAGCCCTAGTGTAACAATCCACTGCTGCAacaaagttttcttctttcatatgATTGTtacctgaaataaattattagaaGCTCATAAGCAGTTAAAAGATACATTATT
This region of Anas platyrhynchos isolate ZD024472 breed Pekin duck chromosome Z, IASCAAS_PekinDuck_T2T, whole genome shotgun sequence genomic DNA includes:
- the SGTB gene encoding small glutamine-rich tetratricopeptide repeat-containing protein beta encodes the protein MSSVKRLVYAVIHFLREQSQIDTFTPDEQESLEVAIQCLETVFKINPEDTHLAPPQHLIEMFRNSFHKNDMLPLSDSLPEDIEKADQLKDEGNNHMKEENFVAAVDCYTRAIELDPNNAVYYCNRAAAQSKLNKYSEAIKDCERAIAIDPKYSKAYGRMGLALTSVNKFEEAITSYQKALDLDPENDSYKSNLKIAEQKLRDMSSPTGTGLSFDMASLINNPAFISMAASLMQNPQVQQLMSGMMSNAIGGPAAGVGGLSDLSSLIHAGQQFAQQIQQQNPELIEQLRNHVRSRSFSGSTEEHS